The Leptospira sp. WS60.C2 genome includes the window AACATTCCAGTGGAAACCCTTTTGCAAGATGAAATTGGAGAAGCCGATTCCAATTTGATTTCGGATGCCAGTGCAGAACCTTCCGACACCGTAAATTCTAATGAAATCAAAAGAACCGATCTTTATGATTACCAAGGCAAAGCCTATACAGACCTAAGTTCCGAAGAAAAACAAATCCTCCACCAAACCATTGATACATACAACACAACTCCCAATTTCTTTTTGAATGAAGAGGAAACACGTCTTTACAACGAAAAACTGGTGGAGGAAGAGAGACTCGAACGGGAAGAATCCTTTCAATTCAAATCAACCTTCCTCGTTGGTTATGTGGGACTTTTTCTTTTTCTTAATTTGTTACAACGTTTCCTGGCATGGGTCATTCCTTCTCCAACAGCAAAATACCACATCGTTCACAAAACAGATTTTATTCTATATTATGGAATGATCCTAAGCCCACTGGTTATTCTCATTACCATTTTGTCACACTACTTAGATGATGCTTTATTTCCAGTTTCTATCTTTATCATCATCGCAAGTATCGTAGTCTACTTTATTTTCCTAAGCGATCATCGTATGCGAAAGTTAAGTGCCAGATTACAAACCATACGGAATATCCCGAGAGTTTGTAAACACTGTGGAAACAAAATGACAAAACTCACAGAAGAAGCAGATAACAAACATTTATCGGATGGTCAAATCGCAGAAGAAATTGTGGACTCCATCGATTATGATGTTTGGATTTGCGAAAGTTGTAAAAACCATGCCATCTTTCCATTTCGAAACATAAGCCCCGAATACATTTATAAAGGGACTTCCTTTCCCAAAATCAAAGTGTGTCCTGAATGCAAATTTGAAACCTTTGTTTGCAAATCAAGTCGCGTTCTTTCACCCGCAACGTACAGCAGTTCCGGAAAGGTGGAGGTACGTAGAAACTGTGCTCATTGCAAACACCATACAATCGAATATGAGACCATTCCCAAAAAACAAAAAAGCAGTTCAGGTAGTTCCTCTGGCGGAGGAGGAGGTGGTGGTGGCAGTTTTGGTGGAGGTTCTTCTGGTGGTGGTGGAAGCGGCGGAAGTTATTAGGGGAGAGACTCATCTGGTAACCCCTGCGCCAGGGATCCGGAGGGCTTGGTCACCTGCCATCGTTAGATGGCTGGGGACGGGAGCGTTAGCGCACCCCGAAGGAAGCCCGATCGGTGTTCTAAAGATTTGGATCATCGAACAAATGCGAGGCGCCAAGATGACAGAGTTGACTTTTCAGTATCAAAAAAATCTCCAGGATTTATATGAAACTCAAAACTGTAAT containing:
- a CDS encoding YgcG family protein; translation: MQSLVTSTQQLPSVKKRNKSSFPFRLQSIALFALFVILFFSLQCSETNEESLDTLVAKVPNPKELRNSWVEDSAGVLTDSSAIDQMINAEEVSSGLEIAVVTLPTIGSYVPKDFAVALFNHWKIGKKGKDNGILILHIIDQRRVEIEIGYGLEGDLPDATVKRIIDTYTIPSFKADNFQKGHADTVAALIQKLNHPNIPVETLLQDEIGEADSNLISDASAEPSDTVNSNEIKRTDLYDYQGKAYTDLSSEEKQILHQTIDTYNTTPNFFLNEEETRLYNEKLVEEERLEREESFQFKSTFLVGYVGLFLFLNLLQRFLAWVIPSPTAKYHIVHKTDFILYYGMILSPLVILITILSHYLDDALFPVSIFIIIASIVVYFIFLSDHRMRKLSARLQTIRNIPRVCKHCGNKMTKLTEEADNKHLSDGQIAEEIVDSIDYDVWICESCKNHAIFPFRNISPEYIYKGTSFPKIKVCPECKFETFVCKSSRVLSPATYSSSGKVEVRRNCAHCKHHTIEYETIPKKQKSSSGSSSGGGGGGGGSFGGGSSGGGGSGGSY